A genomic stretch from Haemorhous mexicanus isolate bHaeMex1 unplaced genomic scaffold, bHaeMex1.pri scaffold_202_ctg1, whole genome shotgun sequence includes:
- the LOC132322912 gene encoding importin-4-like, which produces MEDDAVEWAETQEVEVGGAFPGLAEAALGALGELAENCGSAFLPYLEPSLAAILDLTQFPQCEVRGAAYEALGSLCCCGREPQTDPSPLHQGALQALLGGVRKDPEVGGALGAVGGVGRILQPPGHAHKDWLEPIGRALCDVIAGEIACLRSRGDDEDETSQRAELRETASDWLPELGVAMAREGVAGTGGGVAFPPRLFRRILPALLAALADPAHPGARSWAAAVIGQLGHALGREATPFLPDLGPAFRLAVGDADDEVRANAFYAIGRIGEAVGHAHQEGAWPGAELCCHALRAGGEGPGRVRDNAVGALVRQQGAPCQQVLPLVLGALPLSADLSEEEPVLRFLLGAGPEPLRPLLPELLRGLGPALALQRLQPDLSQSLLALLRQLSGADPQRFRVGVASLDPAHAAILGGMLDDVIGGQ; this is translated from the exons ATGGAGGACGACGCAGTGGAGTGGGCGGAGACTCAGGA GGTGGAAGTGGGCGGAGCTTTCCCCGGATTGGCCGAGGCGGCGCTGGGGGCGTTGGGGGAGCTGGCGGAGAACTGCGG CTCCGCCTTCCTGCCGTACCTGGAGCCCTCCCTGGCGGCCATCTTGGATCTGACCCAG ttcccccagtgcGAGGTCCGAGGCGCCGCCTACGAGGCCCTGGGGAGCCTCTGCTGCTGCGGGAGGGAGCCCCagactg acccctccccccTCCACCAGGGGGCGCTCCAAGCCCTCCTGGGCGGGGTCCGGAAGGACCCAGAAGTGGGCGGGGCCTTGGGGGCAGTGGGCGGAGTCGGGCGGATCCTGCAGCCGCCAGGCCACGCCCACAAGGACTGGCTGGAGCCCATTGGACGAGCTCTGTGTGACGTCATCGCCGGAGAG ATCGCCTGCCTGAGATCGCGGGGGGACGACGAGGAcgag acCTCCCAGCGCGCCGAGCTCCGCGAGACGGCCTCCGATTGGCTGCCGGAACTGGGCGTGGCCATGGCCCGAGAGGGCGTGGCCGGCACCGGAGGGGGCGTGGCCTTCCCGCCCCGCCTCTTCCGCCGCATCCTCCCCGCCCTATTGGCCGCCCTGGCTGACCCCGCCCACCCGGGGGCGCGGTCGTGGGCGGCAGCCGTGATTGGCCAGCTGGGCCACGCCCTGGGGAGGGAGGCCACACCCTTTTTGCCGGATCTGGGCCCTGCGTTCCGATTGGCTGTCGGTGACGCCGACGACGAGGTCAGGGCCAACGCCTTCTACGCCATTGGTCGGATCGGGGAGGCCGTGGGACACGCCCACCAGGA GGGGGCGTGGCCGGGGGCGGAGCTTTGCTGCCACGCCCTCCGGGCCgggggggaggggccagggcGGGTCCGGGACAACGCGGTGGGAGCGCTGGTGCGGCAGCAGGGGGCGCCCTGCCAGCAG GTGCTGCCGCTGGTGCTGGGGGCGCTGCCGCTCTCGGCCGATCTGTCGGAGGAGGAGCCGGTGCTGCGCTTCCTGCTGGGGGCGGGGCCTGAGCCG CTGCGGCCGCTGCTCCCGGAGCTGCTCCGAGGCCTCGGCCccgccctggccctgcagcgGCTGCAGCCAG ATCTCAGCCAATCACTGCTGGCGCTGCTCCGCCAGCTGAGCGGGGCCGACCCCCAGCGCTTCCGGGTGGGCGTGGCCTCGCTGGACCCCGCCCACGCCGCCATCTTGGGCGGGATGCTGGATGACGTCATCGGCGGCCAATAA